A region of Myxococcus stipitatus DSM 14675 DNA encodes the following proteins:
- a CDS encoding acyl-CoA synthetase encodes MTAPSPRNMRDYAATHRDFRWERPEHFNFSVDVVDRHARERPESLALLWSDESGRSQRFTWQGVRQRSVHAAQFLAGLGLKKGDRVFIMMPRIPEWWFLVLGCIRAGIVFMPGTPMLTVKDIRYRLVAADANAVIADVSCLDSFEGLAGTGRVETWVAVGEGAPAPWVRYQSGTVGTAAHGETFAPTRAEDPLLIYFTSGTTGMPKLVLHTHASYGLGHVITGKYWLDLTPEDRHLTLSDTGWAKCAWGKLFGPWSQGACNVVYDFRGRFDAPKLLKVLASQQVTTFCAPPTAWRAMVLQDLKSFDLTSLRHTVSAGEPLNPEVIETWKAATGLHIREGYGQTETVVLVGMFPAVEPRMGSMGKPSPGFVVSVIDDAGQEVKDGQEGDIAVRVVPERPVGLFQEYLGDAAANAACRRGDWYVTGDRAVRDAEGYFWFVGRADDVIKTSGYRVGPFEVESALLEHEAVAESAVIGVPDEKIGQRVKAFVVLAPGFTPSRDLAKELQEHVKRTTAPYKYPREVEFVTELPKTVSGKIRRAELRATPSKPE; translated from the coding sequence ATGACCGCCCCTTCGCCCCGCAACATGCGCGACTACGCGGCCACCCATCGCGACTTCCGGTGGGAGCGGCCCGAGCACTTCAACTTCTCCGTCGACGTGGTGGACCGGCACGCACGGGAGCGACCGGAGTCCCTGGCGCTCCTGTGGTCCGACGAGTCCGGACGCTCGCAGCGCTTCACATGGCAGGGCGTGCGGCAGCGCTCGGTGCACGCGGCGCAGTTCCTGGCGGGACTGGGGCTGAAGAAGGGGGACCGGGTCTTCATCATGATGCCCCGCATTCCCGAGTGGTGGTTCCTGGTGCTGGGCTGCATCCGCGCGGGCATCGTGTTCATGCCCGGCACGCCCATGCTCACCGTCAAGGACATCCGCTACCGGCTGGTGGCGGCGGATGCGAACGCGGTCATCGCGGACGTGAGCTGCCTGGACTCCTTCGAGGGCCTCGCGGGCACGGGCCGCGTGGAGACCTGGGTCGCCGTGGGCGAGGGGGCTCCGGCGCCGTGGGTCCGCTACCAGTCGGGGACGGTGGGCACGGCCGCGCACGGGGAGACGTTCGCTCCGACGCGCGCGGAGGACCCGCTGCTCATCTACTTCACGTCCGGCACCACGGGCATGCCGAAGCTGGTGCTGCACACGCACGCCAGCTACGGCCTGGGGCACGTCATCACCGGCAAGTACTGGCTGGACCTGACGCCGGAGGACCGGCACCTGACGTTGAGCGACACGGGCTGGGCCAAGTGCGCGTGGGGCAAGCTCTTCGGCCCGTGGAGTCAGGGCGCGTGCAACGTCGTCTACGACTTCCGCGGGCGCTTCGACGCGCCGAAGCTCCTGAAGGTGCTCGCGTCCCAGCAGGTCACCACGTTCTGTGCTCCGCCCACGGCGTGGCGCGCGATGGTGTTGCAGGACTTGAAGTCCTTCGACCTGACGTCGCTGCGGCACACGGTGAGCGCGGGCGAGCCCCTCAACCCGGAGGTCATCGAGACATGGAAGGCCGCCACGGGGCTGCACATCCGCGAGGGCTACGGGCAGACGGAGACGGTGGTGCTGGTGGGGATGTTCCCGGCGGTGGAGCCGCGCATGGGCTCGATGGGGAAGCCGTCTCCGGGGTTCGTCGTGAGCGTCATCGACGATGCGGGGCAGGAGGTGAAGGACGGGCAGGAGGGGGACATCGCGGTGCGCGTGGTGCCGGAGCGACCGGTGGGCCTGTTCCAGGAGTACCTGGGGGATGCCGCCGCCAACGCAGCCTGTCGCCGAGGGGACTGGTACGTCACCGGAGACAGGGCGGTGCGCGACGCGGAGGGCTACTTCTGGTTCGTGGGGCGGGCGGATGACGTCATCAAGACGTCGGGCTATCGGGTGGGGCCCTTCGAGGTGGAGTCCGCGCTGCTGGAGCACGAGGCCGTGGCCGAGTCCGCGGTGATTGGTGTCCCGGACGAGAAGATTGGCCAGCGGGTGAAGGCGTTCGTGGTGCTGGCGCCGGGCTTCACGCCTTCGCGGGACCTGGCGAAGGAGCTTCAGGAGCACGTGAAGCGCACGACGGCGCCGTACAAGTACCCGCGCGAGGTGGAGTTCGTCACGGAGCTGCCCAAGACGGTGAGCGGGAAGATTCGCCGCGCGGAGTTGCGTGCGACGCCGTCGAAGCCGGAGTGA
- a CDS encoding YcjF family protein yields MELHLAEEIRKQVDEAFRKRGRVNIVIAGRSGVGKSTLINAVFHGRIADTGQGRPVTRETREYTKDGIPVSILDTRGMELGAFQETLTLLEDLVATRARDSDATRHLHCAWLCIGEDSRRVEEGDLEVARMLARHMPVVAVITKARNDQGFRAEVEKLLPIARNVMRVRALLETDDEGHTLHPRGLVELVELTMELVPEAQRNAFAAAQRVSIGQKRKRAHGIVASAAATAAVIGATPIPFADAALLVPTQVGMLAGISSVFGLPLTEAFLSTLVSSVATGLGATFSGQAIVSGLLKLVPGAGSLVGALIAASTATALTLLFGETYIAVLSTLMERRSGEVPDEADIIRAFREELTLRRATA; encoded by the coding sequence ATGGAGCTCCATCTCGCAGAAGAGATTCGCAAGCAGGTCGACGAGGCGTTCCGCAAGCGCGGGCGCGTCAACATCGTCATCGCCGGGCGGAGCGGCGTGGGGAAGAGCACGCTCATCAACGCCGTCTTCCACGGGCGCATCGCCGACACGGGCCAGGGTCGCCCCGTCACTCGCGAGACGCGCGAGTACACGAAGGACGGCATCCCCGTGAGCATCCTGGACACGCGGGGCATGGAGCTGGGGGCGTTCCAGGAGACGCTGACGCTGCTCGAGGACCTGGTGGCCACGCGGGCTCGGGACTCGGATGCGACGCGACACCTGCACTGCGCCTGGCTGTGCATCGGCGAGGACTCGCGCCGCGTGGAGGAGGGAGACCTGGAGGTCGCCCGGATGCTGGCGCGGCACATGCCGGTCGTCGCCGTCATCACCAAGGCGCGCAATGACCAGGGCTTCCGAGCGGAGGTGGAGAAGCTCCTGCCCATCGCCCGCAACGTCATGCGCGTGAGAGCCCTCCTGGAGACGGATGACGAAGGCCACACGCTCCACCCCCGAGGGCTCGTGGAGTTGGTGGAGCTCACCATGGAGCTGGTGCCGGAGGCGCAGCGCAATGCCTTCGCCGCGGCCCAGCGTGTGAGCATCGGTCAGAAGCGCAAGCGGGCCCACGGCATCGTCGCCAGCGCCGCGGCCACGGCCGCCGTCATTGGAGCCACCCCCATCCCTTTCGCCGACGCCGCCCTGCTTGTCCCCACGCAGGTCGGAATGCTGGCGGGGATTAGCAGCGTGTTCGGCCTGCCGCTCACGGAGGCGTTCCTCTCCACGCTGGTGAGCTCGGTGGCCACGGGTCTGGGGGCCACCTTCTCCGGGCAGGCCATCGTGTCCGGCCTGCTCAAGCTCGTCCCGGGCGCCGGCTCGCTGGTCGGAGCGCTCATCGCCGCCTCCACCGCCACCGCGCTCACCTTGCTGTTCGGCGAGACCTATATCGCCGTGCTCTCGACGCTGATGGAGCGGCGCTCTGGAGAGGTCCCCGACGAAGCGGACATCATCCGCGCCTTCCGCGAGGAGCTGACCCTGCGCCGCGCCACGGCGTAG
- a CDS encoding CHAT domain-containing protein: MLKSASDKAWAVALVAPVLVVTFLLARTPSGGGGVEPRFWAERRAVARIEARLTYPEADRYRPRVSAGGCLVPPEPIPLKELARLEADGNWAGIAAAYGLQGEWNQAGSFLARMSSSPDRDSDLAAVHLSRGAHEQALQLLDGVLASHPRHAQALWNRALVLRDMGLTMKAAETFEKVAALGEQGWSREARAHAVTLREETMERARKWRGARDATLALLEDSNAPLPLQEARQSPGVVRQHFYDVVRASPSKERALSLMPLARELDRIQGGSSLGDYVTRVAARDFARRGQLAKGYAELVRKRATAPESLVESVRASGEDDLFVGLALHNKAALRYLPDLLARGQRDQDSWLNLFLEREQARKEMADGEWWKAEQRLFNALQRCREGAFSARCVELEVRLGILYGDLRRLTEAEQHVRTAWSWARQLHEWELELTSLEVLVHISRDRSDFSSALAYVEEWSARGGRSPNCYWPHINQAHTYYLALRPEAARASLDAAAACPEATLDLMYGATFAELSRATLDPKDVERLRHALDVARATNPMPGDAVYARYIEGRFALDREHARGVELLTQAIEDARKLPSSDTLAREAWTLSYSSLVTDAGRTGDFARVLELMAGQLGTQVPKTCALAAAVHNERSVAVARGPGGELVGDYQGDRKAPFADSPSTQLVPEPVRRALKGCPQVEVLAWAPVFGRTDLLPSDLPWSFRMGKAAAPSVGGAASRRLVVSSVEAPSLLQLPRLPTWTPPADEPEPAALELLTGSDATPSRVLSSMSDATEIEIHAHGISDPVLSDASLVVLSPEGNGRYALTADIVRRQKLAGSPLVFLAACSAGRLASTTTHEPFSLPAAFIEAGARAVLASTVDIPDAAGRFFEGVRQRIRGGAAPAVALRDERNKWLARDARNSWTHHVLLVETSD, from the coding sequence ATGTTGAAGTCGGCTTCTGACAAGGCGTGGGCCGTGGCGTTGGTCGCGCCCGTGCTTGTCGTGACGTTCCTGCTCGCGCGGACGCCGTCGGGAGGCGGTGGAGTCGAGCCCCGCTTCTGGGCCGAGCGCCGCGCCGTCGCGCGCATCGAAGCCCGGCTCACCTATCCCGAAGCGGACCGCTATCGCCCCCGTGTGTCGGCCGGTGGGTGTCTGGTTCCTCCCGAGCCCATTCCCTTGAAGGAACTGGCCCGCCTGGAAGCGGATGGGAACTGGGCGGGCATCGCCGCCGCCTATGGGCTGCAAGGAGAGTGGAACCAGGCGGGCTCCTTCCTCGCGCGGATGTCCTCCTCTCCGGACCGCGACAGTGATTTGGCCGCGGTGCACCTGTCCCGCGGCGCGCATGAGCAGGCGTTGCAGTTGCTCGATGGCGTGCTGGCCTCCCATCCCCGACATGCCCAGGCGCTGTGGAACCGCGCGCTGGTGCTGCGGGACATGGGCCTCACGATGAAGGCGGCGGAGACCTTCGAGAAGGTGGCCGCGCTCGGTGAGCAGGGCTGGAGCCGCGAGGCCCGGGCTCACGCGGTGACGCTGCGCGAGGAGACGATGGAGCGCGCGCGGAAGTGGCGCGGGGCTCGCGACGCGACGCTGGCGCTGCTGGAGGACTCGAATGCGCCCCTGCCGCTCCAGGAGGCCCGCCAGAGTCCGGGCGTGGTGCGGCAGCACTTCTACGACGTGGTCCGCGCGTCGCCGTCGAAGGAGCGCGCGCTGTCGCTGATGCCGCTGGCGCGCGAGCTGGACCGCATCCAGGGGGGCTCCTCGCTGGGCGACTACGTGACGCGCGTGGCGGCGCGGGACTTCGCGCGCCGGGGGCAGCTGGCGAAGGGCTACGCGGAGCTCGTGCGCAAGCGCGCCACCGCGCCCGAGTCCCTGGTGGAGTCGGTGCGGGCCTCCGGCGAGGACGACCTCTTCGTGGGCCTGGCGCTGCACAACAAGGCCGCGCTGCGCTACCTGCCGGACCTCCTGGCCCGAGGCCAGCGCGACCAGGACTCCTGGCTCAACCTCTTCCTGGAGCGCGAGCAGGCCCGCAAGGAGATGGCGGACGGCGAGTGGTGGAAGGCCGAGCAGCGCCTGTTCAACGCGCTCCAGCGCTGCCGCGAGGGCGCGTTCTCCGCTCGCTGCGTGGAGCTGGAGGTCCGCCTGGGCATCCTCTATGGCGACTTGCGGCGGCTGACGGAGGCCGAGCAGCACGTGCGCACCGCGTGGTCCTGGGCGCGGCAGCTCCACGAGTGGGAGCTGGAGCTCACCTCGCTGGAGGTGCTCGTCCACATCTCCCGCGACCGCAGCGACTTCTCCAGCGCGCTGGCCTACGTGGAGGAGTGGTCCGCGCGCGGAGGCCGCTCGCCCAACTGCTACTGGCCTCACATCAACCAGGCCCACACGTACTACCTGGCCCTGCGCCCGGAGGCCGCGCGGGCCTCGCTGGACGCCGCGGCCGCGTGCCCCGAGGCGACGCTGGACCTGATGTACGGCGCCACGTTCGCGGAGCTGTCCCGCGCCACGCTGGACCCGAAGGACGTGGAGCGGCTGCGCCACGCGCTGGACGTCGCGCGCGCCACCAACCCCATGCCCGGTGACGCCGTCTACGCGCGCTACATCGAGGGCCGCTTCGCACTGGACCGGGAGCATGCGCGGGGCGTGGAGCTGCTCACGCAGGCCATCGAGGACGCGCGCAAGCTGCCCTCCTCCGACACGCTGGCGCGAGAGGCGTGGACGCTGAGCTACTCCTCGCTCGTCACCGACGCGGGGCGCACGGGCGACTTCGCGCGGGTGCTGGAGCTGATGGCGGGGCAGCTGGGCACGCAGGTCCCCAAGACGTGTGCGCTGGCCGCCGCCGTACACAACGAGCGCTCCGTGGCCGTGGCGCGTGGCCCGGGCGGTGAGCTGGTGGGGGACTACCAGGGAGACCGCAAGGCGCCCTTCGCGGACAGCCCCAGCACGCAGCTGGTCCCGGAGCCCGTGCGCCGCGCGCTCAAGGGCTGCCCCCAGGTGGAGGTGCTCGCGTGGGCGCCTGTCTTCGGCCGCACGGACCTGCTGCCCTCGGACCTGCCATGGAGCTTCCGCATGGGGAAGGCGGCGGCGCCCTCGGTGGGAGGCGCGGCGTCACGCCGGCTGGTGGTCTCCAGCGTGGAGGCGCCCTCGCTCCTGCAGCTGCCCCGGCTGCCCACGTGGACACCGCCCGCGGATGAGCCGGAGCCCGCGGCGCTGGAGCTGCTGACGGGCTCGGATGCCACGCCCTCGCGCGTGCTCTCCAGCATGTCGGACGCGACCGAAATCGAGATTCACGCGCACGGCATCAGCGACCCGGTCCTCTCCGATGCGTCGCTGGTGGTGCTGTCCCCCGAGGGGAACGGCCGCTATGCGCTGACGGCCGACATCGTGCGGAGGCAGAAGCTCGCGGGCTCGCCGCTGGTGTTCCTGGCGGCGTGCAGCGCGGGGCGGCTGGCGTCCACCACCACGCATGAGCCCTTCAGCCTGCCGGCCGCCTTCATCGAGGCGGGCGCTCGCGCGGTGCTCGCGTCCACCGTGGACATCCCGGATGCGGCGGGGCGCTTCTTCGAAGGGGTGCGCCAGCGCATCCGAGGCGGCGCCGCGCCCGCGGTGGCCCTGCGGGACGAGCGCAACAAGTGGCTGGCGCGGGATGCTCGCAACAGCTGGACGCACCACGTGCTGCTGGTGGAGACGTCCGACTGA
- a CDS encoding RNA polymerase sigma factor, giving the protein MANLFNRERRRFEAFIRQHRPSLLGLARRLSVRSSLEAEDLVQETFERAMQEFESLKDRTDAAAAAWLCTTMTNRFLDYCRRQRTEVRGMPHLALVQEGVAQAESQENWELVSTEEFQKAVERLKPHLRDAYRLHAEGRRYNAIAEHFNVPVGTVGSWLTLARRDLKDLLLPQVAVARERGATSS; this is encoded by the coding sequence ATGGCCAACCTCTTCAACCGGGAGCGGAGGCGCTTCGAGGCGTTCATCCGACAGCACCGGCCCAGCTTGCTGGGGCTGGCGCGTCGGCTGTCCGTGCGCTCCAGCTTGGAGGCGGAGGACCTGGTCCAGGAGACCTTCGAGCGGGCGATGCAGGAGTTCGAGTCGCTGAAGGACCGGACGGATGCGGCGGCGGCGGCGTGGCTGTGTACGACGATGACGAACCGCTTCCTGGACTACTGCCGCCGACAGCGGACGGAAGTCCGCGGAATGCCTCACCTCGCCCTGGTGCAGGAGGGGGTGGCCCAGGCGGAGTCCCAGGAGAACTGGGAGCTGGTCAGCACCGAGGAGTTCCAGAAGGCGGTGGAGCGGCTCAAGCCGCACCTGAGAGATGCCTACCGGCTGCACGCCGAGGGCAGGCGCTACAACGCCATCGCCGAGCATTTCAACGTTCCCGTGGGCACGGTGGGCAGTTGGCTCACCCTGGCACGCAGGGACCTGAAGGACTTGCTGCTGCCACAAGTTGCGGTGGCCCGCGAGCGAGGGGCAACGAGCTCATGA
- a CDS encoding cupin-like domain-containing protein, with the protein MSAETSRLALEWQVWLVENLALGVTREEACQALVGAGVGEEVAKEEVARVEAHPFFQACQRVGRRYGWMESVMDVYSSLHRQSGRHTAVERREDLSGEEFFSRYYFGHRPVVLTGLMKDWPALGRWTLPYLAERSGDAEVEVMTRRESNPDHAPEPEKHRETMRFRDYVHRVATGGETNDYYMVPRNENWQRDGLKPLRDDVRAPRDIIDAQLRPDMMTLLLGPAGTVTPLHHDNMNVLLAQVMGRKHIKLIPSFQRHLMYPRYGTFSHVDAAQPDADRFPLYSEAHVVEAVLEPGDLVFIPVGWWHWVRALDVSASVTFHHFLVPQGNTYLPTPH; encoded by the coding sequence ATGAGCGCGGAAACATCCCGATTGGCTTTGGAGTGGCAGGTCTGGCTGGTGGAGAACCTGGCGCTGGGCGTGACTCGGGAAGAAGCCTGCCAGGCGTTGGTGGGCGCGGGCGTGGGCGAAGAGGTGGCGAAGGAGGAGGTCGCTCGGGTGGAGGCGCATCCTTTCTTCCAGGCGTGCCAGCGCGTGGGGCGGCGCTACGGGTGGATGGAGTCCGTGATGGACGTCTACAGCTCGCTGCATCGGCAATCAGGACGACACACGGCGGTGGAGCGGCGGGAAGACCTGTCGGGTGAGGAGTTCTTCTCTCGCTACTACTTCGGCCACCGGCCCGTGGTGCTGACAGGGTTGATGAAGGATTGGCCGGCCCTGGGGCGGTGGACCTTGCCCTACCTGGCCGAGCGCTCGGGGGACGCGGAGGTGGAGGTGATGACGCGGCGGGAGTCGAACCCGGACCACGCGCCAGAGCCCGAGAAGCACCGCGAGACGATGCGCTTTCGCGACTATGTGCACCGCGTGGCGACGGGCGGAGAGACGAACGACTACTACATGGTGCCGCGCAACGAGAACTGGCAGCGCGACGGCCTCAAGCCGCTGCGGGACGACGTGCGGGCGCCGCGCGACATCATCGACGCGCAGCTGCGGCCGGACATGATGACGCTGCTGCTGGGCCCCGCGGGCACCGTCACCCCGCTGCACCACGACAACATGAACGTGCTCCTGGCGCAGGTGATGGGGCGCAAGCACATCAAGCTCATCCCGTCGTTCCAGCGCCACCTGATGTACCCGCGCTACGGCACCTTCAGCCACGTGGACGCGGCGCAGCCGGACGCGGACCGCTTCCCGCTGTACTCGGAGGCGCACGTGGTGGAGGCGGTGCTGGAGCCCGGCGACCTCGTCTTCATCCCCGTGGGCTGGTGGCACTGGGTGCGCGCGCTCGACGTGAGCGCGTCCGTCACCTTCCACCACTTCCTCGTGCCGCAGGGGAACACCTACCTGCCCACGCCCCACTGA
- a CDS encoding helix-turn-helix transcriptional regulator: MAIRPLEHKLVGLILDCVDSQAGFQPALAAIASWMGGHSAHSLFMRDGHLVETHFHGATDASFSNYEVHWRHQDPRLLAAMKNPGKALSDVDVIEPDDFEASSIYNDLLMLQGVRYTLFACVSSSPGLMVGHAVMREKQAGPFGEDHVRMFSEVLPYLQNAAYLRLLLEGMRHEIGDLRRTLDIVPGAVAVLDEAAHLICANTAAEQLLFKADGLQVKSQKLTADRSGEAQRLTATVARSAAFSEATPHASSEVPVHSPVKVTRRNGAPLSILFVPLRPMSPLRGCAPRSARVLAVIHDPDAALLLDPQLIAGLHGLTSAESLLASALAQGKTLAEFAEHRGCSEQTARTHLKRVLEKTGTRRQAELVRMLLGSAALHLANAR, translated from the coding sequence ATGGCGATTCGGCCTCTCGAGCACAAGCTGGTCGGGCTCATTCTGGACTGCGTGGACTCCCAAGCCGGATTCCAGCCGGCGCTCGCCGCCATCGCATCCTGGATGGGTGGGCATTCAGCCCATTCGCTGTTCATGCGCGATGGGCACCTCGTCGAGACCCACTTCCATGGGGCGACGGACGCCAGCTTCTCCAACTACGAGGTCCATTGGAGACACCAGGACCCTCGCCTCCTGGCCGCCATGAAGAACCCAGGCAAGGCCCTGTCGGATGTGGATGTCATCGAACCCGACGACTTCGAGGCCTCGTCCATCTACAACGACCTGCTGATGTTACAGGGAGTCCGCTACACCCTGTTTGCATGTGTCTCTTCGTCTCCGGGGCTCATGGTGGGCCATGCCGTGATGCGAGAGAAGCAGGCCGGGCCGTTCGGGGAAGACCATGTCCGGATGTTCTCCGAGGTGCTGCCCTACCTTCAGAACGCGGCCTACCTGAGACTCCTCCTGGAGGGCATGCGGCATGAAATCGGCGATTTGCGGCGGACGCTCGACATCGTTCCAGGGGCGGTAGCGGTCCTGGACGAAGCCGCGCATCTCATCTGCGCCAACACCGCCGCGGAGCAACTGCTCTTCAAGGCGGATGGCCTTCAGGTGAAGAGCCAGAAGCTGACCGCGGACCGCTCGGGAGAGGCCCAGCGGCTGACCGCGACGGTCGCCCGGTCCGCGGCCTTCAGCGAGGCCACCCCACACGCCTCCTCGGAAGTGCCTGTTCATTCGCCGGTCAAGGTGACACGGCGGAATGGAGCGCCTCTCAGCATCTTGTTCGTGCCGCTGCGACCGATGAGTCCCCTCCGGGGATGCGCTCCCCGGTCAGCGCGCGTCCTCGCCGTCATCCACGACCCTGATGCCGCGTTGCTGCTGGACCCCCAGTTGATTGCAGGGCTCCACGGCCTGACCTCCGCCGAGTCCCTGTTGGCCTCCGCGCTCGCGCAAGGCAAGACACTGGCTGAGTTCGCCGAGCACCGAGGCTGCTCCGAGCAGACCGCTCGAACACATCTGAAGCGGGTCCTCGAGAAGACCGGCACACGTCGGCAGGCAGAGTTGGTTCGCATGCTCCTGGGCAGCGCGGCGCTTCATCTCGCCAACGCGCGTTGA
- a CDS encoding zf-HC2 domain-containing protein encodes MTTPCTNNRLHLFIDGELSAPDADAFRQHLTRCAECEAGLRDLLQLEFLAARALGTAEVAVAPPEDLLAPVMGAKVVSLAGRFRKVARTVMPVALAAGLAAVGVFRLQAPSEVPGEVWLASADTRTFEARLSHPRADRFLPYSPMRGTSHTTDVLPLRPLAELAERHDFRGIAAAYALRGDWQQAEAFLGQEPESADKANDLAVVALSRQRYEEALGLLTSALRQNPNHSQALWNRALVLRERDLLDRAAASFDTVASLGEEGWSAEARRMAAELRTQLAEERVRWRRQVSDAWLTLTDGSALDVKQLVQRPVVARAALYEAVRTLTSKERVEALLPLARELDALGGGSVLQDYVRQVATRDFAARAPLAQGYAGLLRDRDSKKDATALLDSLRRSGERDIYFGALVQTGFAAVDGAAMSALRGFAEGTPDPWLHLLAEREGIRRELAAGRTADAEKQLMDAMLTCNGLGNIVPCMELN; translated from the coding sequence ATGACGACGCCATGCACCAACAACCGATTGCACCTCTTCATCGACGGCGAGCTGTCCGCTCCGGATGCGGATGCGTTCCGCCAACACCTGACGCGGTGCGCCGAGTGTGAGGCGGGGTTGAGGGATTTGCTGCAGCTGGAGTTCCTGGCGGCGCGTGCCCTGGGGACGGCGGAGGTGGCGGTGGCGCCTCCGGAGGACCTCCTGGCGCCGGTGATGGGGGCGAAGGTGGTGTCGCTGGCGGGCCGGTTCCGGAAGGTCGCCCGTACGGTGATGCCGGTGGCGCTGGCGGCCGGACTGGCGGCGGTGGGGGTGTTCCGGCTCCAGGCTCCGTCGGAGGTTCCGGGCGAGGTGTGGCTGGCCAGCGCGGACACGCGGACCTTCGAGGCGCGGCTGAGCCACCCGAGGGCGGACCGCTTCCTGCCCTACAGCCCGATGCGCGGCACCAGCCACACCACGGACGTGCTGCCGCTGCGGCCGTTGGCGGAGCTGGCCGAGCGTCACGACTTCCGGGGCATCGCGGCGGCGTATGCGCTGCGGGGGGACTGGCAGCAGGCGGAGGCGTTCCTGGGTCAGGAGCCCGAGTCGGCTGACAAGGCGAATGACCTGGCGGTGGTGGCGCTGAGCCGGCAGCGGTACGAGGAGGCGCTGGGGCTGCTGACGAGCGCGCTGCGCCAGAATCCCAATCACTCGCAGGCGCTGTGGAACCGGGCGCTGGTGCTGCGTGAGAGGGATTTGCTGGACCGCGCGGCGGCGTCCTTCGACACCGTGGCCTCGCTGGGCGAGGAGGGGTGGAGCGCGGAGGCGCGCCGGATGGCGGCGGAGCTGCGCACGCAGCTGGCGGAGGAGCGGGTGCGGTGGCGGCGGCAGGTGTCGGACGCGTGGCTGACGCTGACGGATGGCTCGGCGCTCGACGTGAAGCAGCTGGTGCAGCGGCCGGTGGTGGCTCGCGCCGCGCTGTACGAGGCGGTCCGCACGCTGACGTCGAAGGAGCGCGTGGAGGCGCTGCTGCCGCTGGCTCGGGAGCTGGATGCGCTGGGTGGGGGCTCGGTGCTCCAGGACTACGTGCGGCAGGTCGCGACGCGGGACTTCGCGGCGCGGGCTCCGCTGGCGCAGGGGTACGCGGGGCTGCTGCGAGACCGCGACTCGAAGAAGGACGCCACGGCGCTGCTGGACTCGCTGCGCCGCTCGGGGGAGCGGGACATCTACTTCGGCGCGCTCGTGCAGACGGGCTTCGCGGCGGTGGATGGCGCGGCGATGAGCGCGCTGCGAGGCTTCGCCGAGGGCACGCCGGACCCGTGGCTGCACCTGCTGGCCGAGCGCGAGGGCATCCGCCGCGAGCTGGCCGCGGGCCGCACCGCTGACGCCGAGAAGCAGCTGATGGACGCGATGCTGACGTGCAACGGCCTGGGCAACATCGTGCCGTGCATGGAGCTGAACTGA